In Drosophila busckii strain San Diego stock center, stock number 13000-0081.31 chromosome 4, ASM1175060v1, whole genome shotgun sequence, the following proteins share a genomic window:
- the LOC108607424 gene encoding uncharacterized protein LOC108607424, with protein sequence MFKMDAADFWQQARAPFGLHPLPSNNHQPQHHHSHSQSQSQSLLNQQQQHDHSGTINSHLELNRKLDPTDSHTQQQQQQHMENQLLQHNVDLGYDNESFPVQQHQSANQLSNHHLLFNAAAAAAAAAHLKSTAIQNHNSNSNNNNSNANNNNISGVSDHSDTPHSLPPLPLSIPLPLPLPLTSINTQNASNSSSMTVKPKQELQSQHHLEDSRRRQSHQTYTREFYAPGEQQSQSQSQPQSQSDPQQQQHHQQRQAQSPSLSLLSKPLSQGQQSPQQSLTPSGSSSTPDIKYSNEKLANEIQLQLSRSSSAAAISERTLEECWSTLQRLFMHKSAMQQIQQQIPRVGMGAHGVSSTASMGGGITPGVETKPHQCQQCMKSFSSNHQLVQHIRVHTGEKPYKCSYCDRRFKQLSHVQQHTRLHTGERPYKCHLPDCGRAFIQLSNLQQHLRNHDAQVERAKNRPFHCNICGKGFATESSLRTHTSKELQLHLGVLQQHAALIGGPNATSCPVCHKLFLGAEALMDHMKHVHSDKTMSPPPSTAPPSSSDPPAQLCDGPLSGQCGPTTVASTSDSGVQSSENYLGKRRTANHPCPVCGKHYVNEGSLRKHLACHAESSQLTSSLRMWPCSVCQAVFTHENGLLTHMDHMRMDPKHQFAAQYVLSRAAAEQRERESLLAAATLAATSATGSGLGGVGDTVGLLEAGPSLCPSPSANSECSSTGRLSSSSTSEPDHDQDQDQGLTENANNNNNNNSSSSNNNNNINNNNNKIDINDLRLSSASQYTIDAELHANRMSLMAAASAAAAAVAASAGSRQTQEGVDGVAGATANQGSSAAVQAAVVNLAAAMRMNNTANQHQHHRQHQHQQQQQTHGDHSLHAQISTHHQQQAQPQTHQNQHHHQHQQQHLPLLSPLGGQQSHHGATLHRSQPTLNVPSLQMATDTTSSVMMSMMRGSLDTSLSGMHPMEALHHQHQHQVSSFPQQATNIQHPASSNLQHSHHHPETALRMHQQAEAILRSHTEAAFRLAASVAATNGVGNTIANSSSNAVPNSTTSSTAPDAGCVKTESTVQQHQNESDFHTSPQRFSLGQNTQQEQPAHNSS encoded by the exons ATGTTTAAAATGGATGCCGCTGATTTCTGGCAGCAGGCACGAGCTCCATTTGGACTACACCCACTGCCTTCTAACAACCACCAGCCACAGCATCATCATTCTCATTCCCAATCGCAATCTCAATCTTTAttaaatcaacagcagcaacatgaccATTCTGGTACTATCAACAGTCATTTGGAACTTAACAGAAAACTGGACCCGACCGATTCacatacacaacaacagcagcaacagcatatGGAAAATCAGCTGTTGCAGCATAATGTCGATCTTGGCTATGATAATGAATCCTTTCCAGTACAGCAACATCAATCCGCCAATCAGTTAAGCAATCaccatttgttatttaatgcaGCGGCCGCGGCAGCCGCTGCCGCGCACCTCAAGTCTACTGCTATCCAAAATCATAAcagtaatagcaacaacaacaacagcaacgcaaacaacaataacatttcaGGCGTATCGGATCATTCGGACACCCCGCACTCATTGCCTCCTCTGCCACTCTCTATACCACTCCCACTTCCACTGCCACTGACATCCATAAATACccaaaatgcaagcaactCCAGCAGCATGACTGTCAAACCAAAGCAAGAGCTGCAGTCGCAACACCACCTCGAAGATTCCCGTCGACGACAATCGCACCAAACATACACTAGAGAATTCTACGCACCTGGTGAGCAACAGTCTCAATCTCAGTCGCAGCCGCAATCTCAGTCAGatccccaacaacaacaacaccaccaaCAACGCCAAGCTCAAAGTCCCTCACTGAGTTTACTCAGCAAGCCACTGTCCCAAGGACAACAATCGCCCCAACAGTCTTTGACTCCATCTGGCAGCAGCTCCACGCCAGATATTAAGTACAGCAATGAGAAATTGGCTAACGAGATTCAG ctacagctatcTCGATCCAGCAGCGCGGCCGCAATAAGTGAACGTACCCTCGAAGAATGTTGGTCTACCCTGCAACGA CTATTCATGCACAAAAGCGCGATGCAACAAATCCAACAGCAGATACCTCGGGTCGGAATGGGGGCGCATGGCGTATCCAGTACGGCTAGTATGGGAGGTGGTATCACGCCCGGGGTGGAGACAAAGCCCCATCAGTGCCAACAGTGTATGAAGAGTTTCTCTAGCAATCATCAGCTCGTGCAACATATACGTGTTCACACCGGAGAGAAACCCTACAAATGCTCCTACTGTGATCGTAGATTTAAGCAGCTGTCCCACGTCCAACAGCACACGCGTCTTCATACTG GTGAGCGTCCGTACAAGTGTCACCTGCCAGACTGTGGGAGAGCTTTTATTCAATTGTCCAATCTGCAGCAACATCTACGTAATCACGATGCACAAGTTGAGCGCGCCAAGAATCGCCCCTTTCACTGCAATATATGCGGCAAAGGCTTTGCAACCGAATCGAGccttcgcacacacacatccaaG GAGCTACAGCTGCATCTTGGTGTCTTGCAGCAGCATGCAGCACTGATTGGTGGTCCTAATGCAACATCCTGTCCAGTGTGTCACAAGCTCTTTTTGGGTGCTGAGGCTCTCATGGATCATATGAAGCACGTCCATAGCGATAAGACAATGTCCCCGCCTCCCTCGACGGCGCCTCCGTCCTCAAGCGATCCAC CGGCTCAATTATGTGATGGTCCACTAAGTGGACAATGTGGCCCGACGACAGTTGCCTCTACCTCGGACTCAGGTGTTCAGTCAAGTGAAAACTACCTCGGAAAGCGCAGAACAGCAAATCATCCCTGTCCCGTCTGCGGCAAGCATTATGTGAATGAAGGATCTTTACGCAAACATCTAGCATGTCACGCGGAAAGCTCGCAGCTTACAAGCAGCCTGCGCATGTGGCCATGCTCCGTTTGTCAGGCTGTTTTTACACATGAAAACG GTCTACTCACACATATGGACCACATGCGTATGGATCCGAAGCATCAGTTTGCCGCTCAATACGTTTTG tcacggGCGGCAGCGGAGCAACGTGAGCGCGAATCTctgttggcagcagctacGTTAGCTGCAACATCTGCCACTGGAAGCGGATTGGGCGGTGTTGGAGATACTGTTGGTTTGTTGGAAGCGGGTCCATCGTTGTGTCCATCACCATCAGCAAATTCTGAATGCTCCTCAACTGGACGCCTATCCTCGTCATCAACCTCTGAACCGGACCACGATCAAGATCAAGATCAGGGCCTGACTGAA aatgcaaataataataataataataatagtagtagtagtaataataataataacataaacaataataacaataaaattgacaTCAACGACCTGAGACTTTCCAGTGCAAGCCAGTACACAATAGACGCGGAGCTTCATGCGAATAGAATGTCTCTGATGGCAGCTGCctcggcagctgctgccgctgtggcTGCGTCAGCTGGTTCCAGACAGACACAGGAAGGTGTTGATGGAGTTGCTGGCGCTACTGCGAATCAAGGAAGTAGTGCTGCCGTCCAGGCAGCAGTTGTCAatcttgctgctgccatgCGTATGAACAATACGGCCAACCAGCATCAACACCATCGCCAAcatcagcatcaacagcaacaacaaacc CATGGTGATCATTCGCTTCATGCCCAGATCTCAACACATCACCAACAGCAAGCACAGCCACAGACCCATCAAAATCAACATCATCAccagcatcaacaacagcactTGCCACTGCTGTCTCCATTAGGCGGTCAGCAGTCGCATCATGGTGCCACTTTGCACCGCTCACAGCCAACACTTAATGTGCCCAGCCTGCAAATGGCGACAGATACTACTTCATCAGTGATGATGAGCATGATGCGCGGCTCGTTAGATACCAGCCTGAGCGGCATGCATCCAATGGAAGCGCTACATCACCAACACCAGCATCAGGTTTCCAGTTTCCCGCAACAGGCAACCAACATACAGCATCCAGCTTCATCTAATCTGCAGCACAGCCACCATCATCCGGAAACAGCACTACGCATGCACCAGCAAGCCGAGGCTATATTGCGCTCTCATACTGAGGCAGCTTTTCGGTTGGCTGCCTCCGTGGCTGCCACAAATGGAGTCGGTAACACGATCGCCAACTCAAGTTCCAATGCTGTACCCAATTCAACTACTTCCTCCACTGCACCTGATGCTGGGTGCGTCAAAACCGAATCTACAGtacaacaacatcaaaatgAAAGTGATTTTCACACGTCGCCACAACGATTTTCCTTAGGACAAAATACGCAACAAGAGCAACCAGCTCACAACAGCTCATGA